The proteins below are encoded in one region of Segatella copri:
- a CDS encoding class I SAM-dependent RNA methyltransferase yields the protein MEQEFELIAKTFMGLEPVLAEELTQLGANNVQIGRRMVSFTGDKEMMYRANFQLHTAIRILKPIKHFKARSAEEVYDQIQKIKWDDILDVKKTFSVDSVVYSEEFRNSRFVTYKVKDAIVDWFREKQGTRPNISVSNPDIRLNIHIAEDNATLSLDSSGESLHRRGYRQEQVEAPLNEVLAAGMILMTGWKGECDFIDPMCGSGTIAIEAALIARNISPGVFRKEFAFEKWNDFDQDLFDTIYNDDSQEREFEHHIYGYDVDMKAVNTANLNVRAAGLSKDITISQADFKDFTQPAEKSIIVMNPPYGERISTPNLLNTYKMIGERFKKAFAGNEAWVLSYREECFEQIGLKPSIKIPVFNGSLECEFRKYVMFDGKMKDFRSEGGIVKTEREKSEMAQKHRFKKEREFKKRVSEETENEEDDIRSFKFHTHRLEDFEKKRAEFHKGGRSRIGGGRRNDDDDEKRGSRSFKSDRKGGRDFGSKRDGKRFEKGDKRGGFKGDKRGGRDFGGKRGGKKNFSVDFDDED from the coding sequence ATGGAACAGGAATTTGAACTCATTGCCAAGACCTTCATGGGCCTCGAGCCTGTCTTGGCTGAAGAGCTCACCCAGTTGGGTGCCAATAATGTACAGATCGGTCGCCGCATGGTGTCTTTCACAGGCGACAAGGAAATGATGTATCGTGCTAACTTCCAGTTGCACACAGCCATCCGTATCTTAAAGCCTATCAAGCACTTCAAGGCTAGAAGCGCTGAAGAGGTGTATGATCAGATTCAGAAGATCAAGTGGGATGACATCTTAGATGTGAAGAAGACTTTCTCGGTTGACTCAGTAGTCTACTCAGAGGAGTTCCGCAACTCACGCTTCGTAACCTACAAGGTAAAGGATGCGATTGTTGACTGGTTCCGCGAGAAGCAGGGTACACGTCCAAATATCAGCGTATCTAACCCGGATATCCGCCTCAACATCCACATTGCAGAAGACAATGCCACCTTGAGTCTCGATTCGAGTGGTGAGAGTCTGCACCGCCGTGGCTACCGCCAGGAGCAGGTAGAGGCTCCTCTGAACGAGGTTCTCGCTGCAGGTATGATTCTGATGACCGGCTGGAAGGGCGAATGCGATTTCATCGACCCGATGTGTGGTTCAGGTACCATCGCCATCGAAGCTGCCCTCATCGCCCGAAACATCTCTCCAGGTGTATTCCGCAAGGAGTTTGCCTTCGAGAAGTGGAACGATTTCGACCAGGATCTCTTCGATACGATTTATAACGACGACTCTCAGGAGCGCGAGTTCGAGCACCATATCTATGGTTACGATGTTGACATGAAGGCTGTCAATACAGCTAATCTCAACGTTCGTGCTGCCGGTCTCAGCAAGGACATCACCATCTCACAGGCTGATTTCAAGGACTTCACCCAGCCAGCCGAGAAGAGCATCATCGTGATGAACCCTCCATACGGTGAGCGCATCTCTACCCCTAACCTCCTGAACACCTACAAGATGATAGGTGAGCGCTTCAAGAAGGCTTTTGCCGGCAACGAGGCTTGGGTATTGAGCTACCGCGAGGAGTGCTTCGAGCAGATTGGTCTGAAACCATCTATCAAGATTCCTGTATTCAACGGAAGCTTGGAGTGCGAATTCCGCAAGTATGTGATGTTCGACGGCAAGATGAAGGACTTCCGTTCTGAAGGCGGTATTGTGAAGACTGAGCGCGAGAAGAGCGAGATGGCTCAGAAGCACCGTTTCAAGAAGGAGCGTGAATTCAAGAAGCGTGTAAGCGAGGAGACTGAAAACGAGGAGGACGATATCCGTTCTTTCAAGTTCCATACTCACCGTCTAGAAGACTTCGAGAAGAAGCGTGCAGAGTTCCATAAGGGCGGCCGTTCACGTATCGGTGGCGGTCGACGCAATGATGACGACGATGAGAAGCGTGGCAGCCGCAGCTTCAAGAGCGACCGCAAGGGTGGCCGTGACTTCGGTAGCAAGCGCGACGGAAAGCGTTTCGAGAAAGGCGACAAGCGTGGTGGCTTCAAGGGCGACAAACGTGGTGGCCGTGATTTCGGAGGCAAGCGCGGAGGCAAGAAGAACTTCAGCGTTGACTTCGACGACGAGGATTAA
- a CDS encoding serine O-acetyltransferase, with the protein MSKDTLTHQLTETIEELSSAESLKGLFHQHRDGNPLPSGKALEEIISLSRSILFPGYFGNSSVNISTIKYHIGVRVEKLYEMLSEQILAGLCFANDCETETQAELQHQRAKAGVIAAKAIMEFPRLRKILATDVEAAYEGDPAAMSHGEIISCYPVIKAITNYRIAHVLHELGVPLIPRMMTELAHSETGIDINPEATIGKHFTIDHGTGVVIGATCIIGDNVKLYQGVTLGAKSFPLDKDGNPIKGIPRHPILENDVIVYANATILGRITIGEGCVVGANVWVTKDMKPKTKKYKKEKQSLLDIEFNNGTGI; encoded by the coding sequence ATGAGTAAAGATACATTAACTCATCAGCTGACAGAGACCATCGAGGAGCTTTCGAGCGCCGAATCTTTGAAGGGTCTCTTCCATCAGCATCGAGACGGGAATCCACTTCCTTCGGGCAAGGCGCTCGAAGAAATCATCAGTTTGTCCCGTTCTATCCTCTTTCCGGGATATTTCGGCAATTCTTCGGTAAATATCTCAACCATCAAATATCATATTGGAGTAAGAGTAGAGAAACTCTATGAGATGCTGTCAGAGCAGATTCTCGCCGGTCTCTGCTTCGCCAACGACTGTGAAACGGAAACCCAGGCTGAACTGCAGCACCAGCGTGCCAAGGCAGGCGTGATTGCAGCCAAGGCAATCATGGAATTCCCGAGACTGCGCAAGATTCTGGCTACTGATGTAGAGGCTGCCTACGAGGGCGACCCGGCTGCCATGAGCCACGGAGAAATCATCTCCTGCTACCCGGTCATCAAGGCGATTACCAACTACCGCATCGCTCACGTGCTGCACGAACTGGGAGTGCCGCTCATTCCGAGAATGATGACCGAACTGGCGCATTCGGAAACCGGTATTGATATCAACCCGGAGGCTACCATCGGCAAGCACTTCACCATCGACCACGGTACGGGTGTGGTAATTGGAGCTACCTGCATCATCGGCGACAATGTGAAACTCTACCAGGGTGTAACCCTCGGAGCCAAGAGTTTCCCTCTCGATAAGGACGGCAATCCTATCAAGGGAATCCCTCGCCACCCTATCCTCGAAAATGATGTCATCGTCTACGCCAATGCCACCATCCTCGGTCGCATCACCATCGGAGAAGGCTGCGTAGTGGGAGCCAACGTATGGGTTACCAAGGATATGAAACCGAAAACAAAGAAATATAAAAAAGAAAAACAAAGTTTATTAGATATAGAATTCAATAATGGAACAGGAATTTGA
- a CDS encoding acyl-CoA dehydratase activase-related protein, which yields MEKTYYIGLDVGSTTAKIAVIDSDNQVIYSKYERHNARVNELVSQYFDEILALTGDAEARICVTGSVGMATAEQLQAEFVQEVVAASVYARTAHPEAKALIDIGGEDAKVIFFKKNGNMELRMNGNCAGGTGAFIDQMSVLMGVENQKMSELAMKAEHVYPMAARCGVFAKTDIQNLMARNLPEANIAASIFHSIAVQTVVTLSHGISFEAPILLCGGPLTFLPALRKAFCDYLHLSPNDFIVSENSNLIPALGCAYRAKSADSAASVSVLRSRMKKEIQTEWTSSLLPLFKNEKEHQEWLKSKAKFATETQPLNKGKQQVVIGIDSGSTTTKIVAVRVNAETPTGDIVFTNYRLNLGNPIKAVADGLNTLKQEAALRGAELEIVGSCSTGYGEELIKAAFGLDSGIIETMAHERAAASLMPDVSFILDIGGQDMKAIFVEKGAVVRMELNEACSSGCGTFIQTFANNMGYSVGDFAQLACQSKAPCDLGTRCTVFMNSKVKQVLREGASVADISAGISYSVIKNCLYKVLKLHGNENLGGKIVVQGGTMRNDAVVRAFELLTHTEVARSNMPELMGAYGCALHAAADYKHRTSAEDTNPASSRSIDDLQNLAHYETKQLQCKGCENHCYVSRYTFAGGNRFYSGNKCERVFNNKGANGIKGKNIYEYKYSLLFDREEVNPLEVAKHNVKVGIPRILNMYEEYPFWNALLRAAGLGVILSSDSTFSQYEGALNTVMSDNICFPAKLAHSHLKELNENPKVDRILMPYVVYEHNDDPKNTLNSFNCPVVSGYSDVIKSVINLKKPIDTPVINFAQPKALEKQITDYLKQLGVSKKTARKALREALYAQAVYAAEIKKQGWEILKSNKGLTILLAGRPYHTDPLIQHKLSEMIANLGVNVISEDIARGNLFADFKDFNLEDLAAERNEAALASQDNNEAYNCQPETYLVKQWAYMNRILKAAQWAAEQGDEVHFVQMTSFGCGPDSFIQDEIRDIMKRHNKPFTLLKIDDVSNIGSLKLRVRSLIESLKGVKEVKSEERRVKKQCSAAEGKANSTLNTQHLQQTKVFTKQDIHRKILAPFMTEYLTPIIPPILKLIGYDVEVLPMSNEVSAELGLKFANNEVCYPATLIVGDIIKALKSGRYDLNNTAVVMSQTGGQCRATNYAGLIKRAMISNGFQDIPLLTLGVTTSTGEASGSTDDKQDYNEQDGFNVPWLKYSQIIVTAIFYGDAINEMYNACIVRERKPGIARELRDKYMQLIDGPIAQNSAKGLIRLLEQAAEEFNQMTLDRTLPKVGIVGEIFLKFNPFAHQFLEQNIISRGIEVVPPLLAPFFLQEFVNVEIQKHMRLSCTKVPDFIIKGAYQALIGRRLRQVNKAAGKFRYFRPFTNIYDDAKDVQGLVSLAAQFGEGWLLPADIVGYIRDGVNNIISLQPFGCIANHVISKGIEKRLHDRFPSLNLVSLDFDSGVSEVNVTNRLLLFLDSIAK from the coding sequence ATGGAGAAGACTTATTACATAGGCCTGGACGTTGGCTCTACGACAGCCAAGATAGCCGTTATCGACAGCGATAACCAGGTAATTTACTCAAAATACGAACGCCACAACGCCCGTGTCAACGAACTTGTGTCGCAATATTTCGATGAGATTTTAGCCCTTACCGGCGATGCAGAGGCAAGAATCTGCGTAACGGGAAGCGTAGGAATGGCTACTGCCGAACAGCTCCAGGCGGAGTTTGTACAGGAGGTGGTGGCTGCATCAGTCTATGCCCGTACTGCCCATCCTGAGGCGAAGGCGCTCATCGATATTGGTGGCGAGGATGCGAAGGTTATCTTCTTCAAGAAAAACGGAAATATGGAACTGCGCATGAACGGCAACTGTGCCGGCGGAACGGGCGCTTTCATCGACCAGATGAGTGTGCTGATGGGCGTAGAGAACCAGAAGATGAGCGAGTTGGCGATGAAGGCAGAGCACGTTTATCCGATGGCTGCCCGCTGCGGCGTGTTCGCCAAGACCGACATCCAGAACCTGATGGCACGCAATCTGCCCGAAGCAAATATTGCAGCCAGCATCTTCCATTCCATCGCCGTACAGACGGTGGTAACGCTTTCTCACGGCATCAGCTTCGAGGCTCCTATCCTGCTCTGCGGCGGTCCGCTGACCTTTCTTCCGGCTCTCCGCAAGGCTTTCTGCGATTATCTCCATCTCTCACCAAACGATTTCATCGTATCAGAAAACAGCAATCTCATTCCGGCTCTGGGCTGTGCTTACCGGGCTAAATCGGCAGATTCTGCAGCCTCAGTATCTGTTCTCAGAAGCCGGATGAAAAAAGAAATACAAACGGAATGGACCAGCAGTCTGCTGCCTCTGTTCAAAAACGAGAAAGAGCACCAGGAATGGCTCAAATCAAAGGCGAAATTCGCTACCGAAACCCAACCGCTGAATAAAGGAAAACAGCAGGTTGTGATTGGTATTGACTCGGGCTCTACTACGACGAAGATTGTTGCGGTAAGGGTGAATGCGGAGACGCCTACGGGAGATATTGTCTTTACAAATTACCGCCTGAATCTGGGAAATCCGATCAAGGCAGTAGCGGATGGACTGAACACCCTGAAGCAGGAAGCTGCATTGCGAGGCGCAGAACTGGAAATCGTAGGCTCCTGCTCTACAGGTTACGGCGAAGAACTTATCAAGGCGGCTTTCGGCCTCGACAGCGGCATTATCGAAACAATGGCGCACGAAAGAGCTGCTGCCTCACTCATGCCTGACGTGAGTTTTATCCTGGACATCGGCGGACAGGACATGAAGGCTATCTTCGTGGAGAAAGGGGCTGTGGTGCGCATGGAACTCAACGAGGCGTGCAGTTCGGGCTGCGGAACATTCATCCAGACCTTTGCCAACAACATGGGTTATTCTGTAGGCGATTTTGCCCAACTCGCCTGCCAGTCGAAGGCTCCCTGCGACCTGGGAACCCGCTGCACCGTTTTCATGAACTCGAAGGTGAAGCAGGTGCTCAGAGAGGGCGCATCTGTAGCTGATATTTCTGCCGGAATCTCTTATTCGGTCATCAAGAACTGTCTGTATAAGGTATTGAAACTCCATGGTAATGAGAACCTTGGAGGCAAAATCGTTGTGCAGGGTGGTACGATGAGAAACGATGCGGTGGTAAGAGCATTTGAGTTGCTCACCCATACCGAAGTGGCACGAAGCAACATGCCGGAACTGATGGGTGCCTACGGCTGTGCCCTTCATGCGGCGGCAGATTATAAGCATCGCACTTCTGCAGAAGATACGAACCCTGCCTCATCAAGATCCATCGATGATCTCCAGAATCTGGCTCATTATGAAACCAAACAACTGCAATGCAAAGGCTGCGAAAACCATTGTTATGTTTCCCGCTACACCTTTGCCGGCGGCAACCGATTCTACTCCGGAAACAAGTGTGAGCGTGTGTTTAACAACAAGGGAGCAAACGGGATAAAAGGCAAAAACATCTACGAATACAAATATAGTTTACTATTTGATAGAGAAGAAGTTAACCCACTTGAAGTTGCAAAACACAACGTCAAAGTAGGCATTCCTCGCATCCTCAACATGTACGAGGAATATCCGTTCTGGAATGCGCTGCTCCGGGCAGCAGGATTGGGCGTGATTCTCTCTTCCGATTCCACTTTCAGCCAGTATGAAGGAGCCTTGAATACGGTGATGAGCGACAATATCTGCTTCCCGGCTAAACTGGCTCACAGTCATCTGAAGGAACTCAACGAGAACCCGAAAGTAGACCGCATCCTCATGCCATACGTGGTTTATGAACATAATGACGACCCGAAGAATACGCTGAACAGTTTCAACTGTCCGGTCGTTTCGGGCTACAGCGATGTCATCAAGTCGGTCATCAATCTGAAGAAACCGATCGATACGCCCGTCATCAACTTTGCCCAGCCTAAGGCGCTGGAAAAACAGATTACCGATTATCTCAAGCAACTGGGAGTAAGCAAGAAGACTGCCCGTAAAGCACTGAGAGAGGCCCTCTATGCTCAGGCAGTATATGCAGCTGAGATTAAGAAACAGGGCTGGGAGATTCTGAAGTCAAACAAGGGACTTACGATTCTGCTGGCGGGCCGTCCTTATCATACAGACCCGCTGATTCAGCACAAGCTGAGCGAGATGATAGCCAATCTGGGAGTCAACGTCATCAGCGAAGACATCGCCCGGGGTAATCTCTTTGCAGATTTCAAAGACTTCAATTTGGAGGATCTGGCGGCAGAAAGAAATGAGGCAGCATTAGCCAGCCAGGACAACAACGAAGCATACAACTGTCAGCCAGAGACTTATCTCGTGAAGCAATGGGCGTATATGAACCGCATTCTGAAGGCAGCGCAATGGGCTGCAGAACAGGGCGATGAGGTTCATTTCGTCCAGATGACCAGCTTCGGCTGCGGTCCTGACAGTTTTATCCAGGACGAGATTCGCGACATCATGAAGCGCCACAACAAGCCTTTCACGCTGTTGAAGATAGATGATGTGAGCAATATCGGCTCACTGAAACTCCGTGTCCGCTCGCTCATAGAAAGCCTGAAGGGAGTAAAGGAAGTGAAGAGTGAAGAACGAAGAGTGAAGAAACAATGTTCGGCGGCCGAAGGGAAAGCCAATTCAACACTCAACACTCAACATTTACAACAGACCAAGGTATTCACCAAGCAGGACATTCATCGCAAGATTCTCGCTCCTTTCATGACCGAATACCTCACCCCTATCATTCCGCCTATCCTGAAACTGATAGGCTATGATGTTGAGGTTCTTCCGATGAGCAATGAGGTAAGCGCCGAACTCGGCTTGAAGTTTGCCAACAACGAAGTCTGCTATCCGGCTACACTCATCGTCGGCGACATCATCAAAGCCTTGAAATCAGGCAGATACGACCTGAACAATACAGCAGTAGTGATGAGTCAGACGGGCGGCCAGTGTCGCGCAACCAACTACGCCGGTCTCATCAAGCGTGCGATGATTTCCAATGGATTCCAGGACATTCCGCTGCTCACGCTCGGTGTAACAACCTCAACAGGCGAAGCATCAGGCTCAACAGACGACAAGCAAGACTATAACGAGCAGGACGGTTTCAATGTGCCTTGGCTGAAATACAGTCAGATTATCGTTACCGCCATTTTTTATGGCGATGCAATCAACGAAATGTACAACGCCTGCATCGTAAGAGAGCGTAAACCGGGCATTGCCAGAGAGTTGCGCGATAAATACATGCAGCTGATAGACGGACCTATCGCCCAGAATTCAGCCAAAGGACTTATCCGACTCCTGGAACAGGCAGCCGAAGAATTCAACCAGATGACCCTCGACAGAACGTTGCCGAAGGTAGGAATCGTAGGCGAAATCTTCCTGAAGTTCAATCCTTTCGCCCACCAGTTCCTGGAGCAGAACATCATCTCGCGCGGCATAGAGGTGGTTCCGCCTCTGCTTGCCCCCTTCTTCCTGCAGGAATTTGTGAATGTAGAGATACAGAAACACATGCGGCTGAGTTGCACCAAAGTGCCCGATTTCATCATCAAGGGCGCTTATCAGGCGCTGATAGGCAGAAGATTGCGCCAGGTAAACAAGGCAGCCGGCAAGTTCCGCTACTTCCGTCCGTTCACCAATATCTATGATGATGCGAAGGACGTACAGGGACTGGTTTCACTCGCAGCCCAGTTTGGCGAAGGCTGGCTTCTGCCTGCCGACATCGTAGGTTACATCCGTGATGGCGTGAACAACATCATCTCGCTCCAACCTTTCGGCTGCATCGCTAACCACGTGATTTCCAAGGGTATCGAGAAACGTCTCCACGACCGTTTCCCTTCACTCAACCTCGTATCGCTCGACTTCGATTCCGGTGTTTCAGAGGTAAACGTCACCAACCGACTGCTCCTCTTCCTGGACAGCATCGCAAAATAA
- a CDS encoding MATE family efflux transporter codes for MKKEKRDNYTFLTHAPVHHVIFTMAIPTIISMLSTSMYNLADTYFVGSINTQSVAAVGVSFAAMAVIQAIGFFFGHGAGNYVSRQLGAKHTEEAQKMATTGFVLSFLTGLLIAILGHLFLTPLCLLMGSTPTILPYTERYLGIILLGAPFMTTSLTLNNLMRFQGNTMYAMKGIMSGVLLNLILAPLLILYFQLGITGAAVATLISQCFGCAMLFWMTHKGENIRIRLSNFTPTRAFAKEIIFGGTPSLSRQGLGSIATLMLNVAAGAFGDAAIAGMSIVTRISFFTYAMVIGLGQGFQPLCGFCYGAKLYGRVKEAFFFCIKCGTVFLSVCALLGFIFSTSIISIFRDDAAVVAVGSVALRWQVLSFPLVASIVLTNMLMQTIRKPVRANIVAAARSGLFFIPLIFILPYFFGLLGVEMCQMWADCCSFAVAVPIAWSAFRDMRREQMELG; via the coding sequence ATGAAGAAAGAGAAAAGAGACAACTATACGTTCCTCACTCATGCCCCTGTGCATCATGTGATTTTTACGATGGCCATACCAACGATTATCAGTATGCTGTCGACGAGCATGTACAACCTCGCCGACACCTATTTCGTGGGCAGCATCAACACGCAGAGTGTGGCAGCGGTAGGCGTTTCCTTTGCAGCAATGGCTGTGATTCAGGCGATTGGTTTCTTCTTCGGTCACGGAGCAGGCAATTATGTTTCGCGACAGTTGGGCGCCAAGCATACGGAAGAGGCACAGAAAATGGCAACAACGGGCTTTGTGCTGAGTTTTCTTACCGGTCTCCTCATCGCCATTCTGGGTCATCTTTTCCTCACTCCGCTCTGTCTTCTGATGGGTTCTACGCCCACCATTCTTCCTTATACAGAGCGCTATCTGGGCATTATCCTGCTGGGTGCTCCCTTTATGACCACCTCGCTTACGCTGAATAATCTGATGCGATTTCAGGGCAATACGATGTATGCGATGAAGGGCATCATGTCGGGTGTGCTGCTCAATCTGATTCTGGCTCCTCTGCTCATTCTCTACTTCCAGCTGGGCATTACCGGAGCCGCCGTAGCCACCCTCATCAGCCAGTGTTTCGGCTGCGCCATGCTCTTCTGGATGACGCATAAAGGCGAGAACATCCGCATCCGTCTCAGCAATTTCACCCCTACCCGCGCCTTTGCCAAGGAGATTATCTTCGGCGGAACCCCTTCGCTGTCAAGACAGGGACTGGGAAGTATCGCTACGCTGATGCTCAATGTGGCAGCAGGTGCGTTTGGCGATGCAGCCATTGCGGGCATGAGCATCGTTACCCGCATCTCCTTCTTTACCTATGCGATGGTCATCGGTCTGGGGCAGGGATTCCAGCCGCTCTGCGGATTCTGCTACGGCGCCAAACTCTATGGGCGTGTAAAGGAAGCCTTCTTTTTCTGCATTAAATGCGGCACGGTTTTCCTCAGCGTCTGTGCCCTTCTCGGCTTCATCTTCTCAACTTCCATCATCAGCATCTTCCGCGATGATGCAGCGGTTGTAGCCGTAGGTTCGGTGGCTTTGCGATGGCAGGTGCTCAGTTTTCCGCTCGTAGCCAGCATCGTGCTCACCAACATGCTGATGCAGACCATCCGTAAACCGGTGAGAGCCAACATCGTAGCGGCAGCACGAAGCGGACTTTTCTTCATTCCGCTCATCTTCATCCTCCCCTATTTCTTCGGACTGCTGGGCGTGGAGATGTGTCAGATGTGGGCAGATTGCTGCTCGTTTGCCGTTGCGGTTCCGATAGCCTGGAGCGCTTTCAGGGATATGAGAAGAGAGCAGATGGAACTTGGGTAA
- a CDS encoding N-acetyltransferase — protein MNDEIRIIPITTKKGLKTFIQFHYDLYRGHKFAIPFLRFDEMNTLDPKKNPAFEFCEAQYFLAVDSEARIVGRIAGIINHRANEEWNKKQVRFGWFDFVDNVAVSCALLRAVENWGKSKGMNECVGPLGFTDMDREGLLIEGFDRKSTMYINYNYPYYKTHLESYPLYEKDNDWLEYRIRIPEVTPAKFAKTAQMIESRYNLHVHKFTRKELTSGGMGRKVFEIVNETYKNLYDFQQLTEKQIDEYVNTYIKKADLNLVTGVVDGNAGNKLVAFGVSFPSFTDALREIGDGKLFPTGWLKVLKVLKWHKTDTVDLLLIGVLPEYRKKGANALIFADLIKQYRRYGFKWAEAMPQMETNTGVQSQWQYLESEQHRRHRCYKKKI, from the coding sequence ATGAATGATGAGATAAGAATCATACCGATAACGACTAAAAAAGGGCTGAAAACCTTCATTCAGTTTCATTATGATCTCTACAGAGGTCATAAGTTTGCCATTCCTTTTTTGCGTTTCGACGAGATGAATACGCTGGACCCAAAGAAGAATCCTGCCTTCGAATTCTGCGAGGCTCAATACTTCCTGGCGGTTGACAGCGAGGCTCGTATCGTAGGTAGGATTGCTGGCATTATCAACCATCGTGCCAACGAAGAGTGGAACAAGAAGCAGGTTCGCTTCGGCTGGTTCGATTTCGTGGATAATGTAGCGGTTTCCTGTGCCTTGTTGCGCGCGGTAGAAAACTGGGGCAAGAGCAAGGGAATGAACGAATGCGTAGGTCCGCTCGGATTTACGGATATGGACCGTGAGGGCTTGCTCATCGAGGGCTTCGACCGGAAGTCTACGATGTATATCAATTACAATTATCCTTATTACAAGACGCATCTGGAGAGTTATCCGCTCTATGAGAAGGATAACGACTGGCTGGAGTACCGCATCAGGATTCCGGAAGTGACGCCGGCTAAGTTTGCCAAGACTGCCCAGATGATAGAGAGCCGATATAATCTGCATGTTCATAAGTTCACCCGCAAGGAACTTACCTCGGGCGGAATGGGCAGGAAGGTGTTCGAAATCGTGAACGAAACCTACAAGAATCTCTATGATTTCCAGCAGCTTACGGAGAAGCAGATAGATGAATATGTAAATACTTATATCAAGAAGGCTGACTTGAATCTGGTAACGGGTGTGGTAGATGGCAACGCTGGCAACAAGCTGGTTGCCTTTGGTGTTTCCTTCCCTTCGTTTACCGATGCGCTGCGCGAGATAGGCGATGGAAAGCTTTTCCCTACGGGTTGGCTGAAGGTGCTGAAGGTTCTGAAGTGGCACAAGACGGATACGGTAGATTTGCTCTTGATAGGTGTTCTTCCGGAATATCGCAAGAAGGGAGCCAACGCGCTTATTTTTGCTGATCTGATAAAGCAGTATCGACGTTATGGTTTTAAATGGGCTGAGGCAATGCCGCAGATGGAGACCAATACCGGTGTTCAGAGCCAGTGGCAGTATCTGGAGAGCGAGCAGCATCGCCGTCATCGCTGCTATAAGAAGAAGATTTAA
- a CDS encoding LexA family transcriptional regulator gives MILDRIKLYIDTKGISIAAFEKSVGMSNASFSKSLKNNGAIGTDKLENILSVYSDISPEWLLTGQGDMLKEEPSLSVSMNPQEGTPYYDVDFLGGFDLQENSQAMVPALNIVANICPRAEMWCNITGHSMEPTISHGDIIALHKCSVEDIQYGEVYAVVLDTFRTVKILRKSSTPGMLKFVPVNKEEFDEQEFSISRILQVYEVVGSIRRFF, from the coding sequence ATGATATTAGACAGAATTAAGCTATATATAGACACTAAAGGCATAAGCATTGCTGCCTTTGAAAAGAGCGTAGGAATGTCAAATGCCTCTTTTAGTAAGTCTCTCAAAAATAATGGAGCCATCGGAACTGATAAATTAGAAAATATTCTAAGTGTTTATTCAGATATTTCCCCTGAATGGTTACTGACAGGGCAAGGAGATATGCTAAAAGAAGAACCATCTTTATCTGTTAGCATGAATCCCCAAGAAGGAACACCATATTATGATGTGGATTTTTTGGGAGGTTTTGATTTGCAAGAAAATAGCCAGGCAATGGTTCCTGCACTAAATATAGTTGCTAATATTTGCCCACGTGCCGAAATGTGGTGCAATATTACAGGGCATTCCATGGAACCCACGATTTCTCATGGTGATATAATTGCATTGCACAAATGTTCCGTTGAAGACATTCAATATGGCGAAGTATATGCAGTAGTCCTTGATACTTTTAGAACAGTGAAAATACTCCGTAAGTCTTCAACTCCTGGTATGCTCAAATTTGTCCCAGTAAATAAAGAGGAATTTGATGAACAAGAATTTTCAATTTCCCGAATATTACAAGTGTATGAAGTTGTAGGAAGTATTAGACGTTTTTTCTGA